One genomic segment of Panicum virgatum strain AP13 chromosome 2N, P.virgatum_v5, whole genome shotgun sequence includes these proteins:
- the LOC120660537 gene encoding RING-H2 finger protein ATL48-like, which yields MEKSSGAAAGGSAPPSPFHMEDFQLEGKKPVKNPFVPIGALVTAGVLTAGLISFRYGNSQLGQKLMRARVVAQGATVALMIGSAYYYGDQIKLFKKGSSP from the exons atggAAAAGAGcagtggcgccgccgctggaggcAGCGCCCCGCCTTCGCCGTTCCACATGGAGGATTTCCAGCTGGAGGGGAAGAAGCCCGTCAAGAACCCTTTCGTCCCCATCG GTGCATTGGTTACTGCTGGAGTTCTGACTGCTGGTCTGATCAGCTTCCGATATGGGAACTCTCAACTGGGTCAAAAACTGATGAGGGCGCGTGTTGTAGCCCAAGGGGCAACAGTCGCTCTAATGATCGGCAGCGCTTACTACTATGGTGATCAAATCAAGCTGTTCAAGAAAGGATCTAGCCCATGA